In Massilia sp. METH4, the genomic window GGTATGACGCGGCATTTGCGTCTTTTTGGACACGTTTTTCAGGACTAATCTCATCCACCAGCAATAAATCAGCGCTTCCCTAGTCCCGCTCAGCTCTCCAGATCAGGCTTCGATTTGATGGCCAACGATCGTAAAGTCTAACCTGAGTTGAAACTTGTCAGGCACGTCAAGATTGATTGCTTGATAGCTGTGCTCAACCTCTAATCGCCACACGGCACCGTTACCCGAGCGAACACGCACAGACACTGGGAATGCTGCGCGGAATTGAGTTACTACGCCAGTTTTTGCTTGTTGATCCGTCTTCACTTTCGTATCAAAGGTCGGCTTTTCTTTACAGTTCACCGACAGGAGCTGAGAATTCGCGTCCTGCGCGTACAGCTCGGTTTCGATATCGTTGACCACAAACTGGCGGAAGTCTTTGCCTTTTCTGAGCCATGCAAGCATGTGCACGCTGTCATCCGCAGCCTCGAACCCCAATACTTCAATCCGTTCCGGCACGTGCTGGGAGTCAACGAACATTCTGTTGTCCTCTAAATTTTCCATCAAATCACTGTTCGTTTTTTAAATTACCCGAGGTACGCCCGGGACCCTATCGCCATGACATTCTCCTCGAAGAATGAGGTCAAAAGTCAACTCAAGCTGCTCCGCCAGCTTGACCAGCGCGGCCGAGTGCTCTTTCATGTACGGCGCCTCCGCCCGCAGTATCTTTGCTGCGGTGTGCAATTCGTTCAGCAACGACTTCGATATTAATTTCCGGTCTTTAAGAAGACGAGCCAACAGCTTCGCCTTATTATCGACCTCCTGAAATGCCTGAGAATCGACGGTTTTCGTCGTCTGGACCGACAGGAGAAGGTTACCGATCTTCTCCTGAAAATTCTCTTGAACCAACTCTAAATCATTCATTTTGTTTCCGGGATCCTAATAATTGCGTTCTGTGGAATTTCCTGGTAGATGGTTACTTCTTGTGCCCAAATTGACCGATGGTAAGGAAGACCTGCAACTCCATTCACCCTTGGAGCAGTCTGCCACACCTCAGTGTGGAATGATTCAACCTTGCTGAGATCGATCCCGACAATGCCATTTCCACCCTCATACTCTTTGGCAACATCAAGCAATCGCGTAGTGGAAATCCAAGGGCTATTGGACGCAGCGCCACCTGCGCCCGGGCCCGCGTTCGCAACATGTTCAGCCGCTGTCCACGTGCCATCTGGTGCTTTTGCCGCAATTCCCGTACCAGCTTCAATCGAAGCTTTGTCTGCAGGCGTAAGCGCACGGTACACTATATTTGACTCCGAGCTATTTGTCCCAACAGCACCCGTTGCAATACCGCTCTTCACCGCAGTCTCAGTGCGCCCACCACTCGGCAACGAATCCCCCGCTGCCATGACAACCGAATTATTCGGCCTGCTCTGCAACTGCGGCTGAGCGATCAACCTCCGCTCATTTTCAACTACCCAGTCTGCAAACTTCGGCCCCAGCCTCCGGCTCTCCCGGATCTGCTGCATCAGTAACGCCTTGTTACCCCGCCCACGCGTGAGATAAGCCACCAGTGCGGTGAGGATCGCCGTCACCAGGATGACATGTCCCTGTGCCATATGCCATGCGCCGATGGAAGCATTGCCGGAAGGCTGAGCCGAACTGTTCCAGGTATCGCGCCGATGGTCCGGCGCCGGGCCCCACGCTTCCCGGAAGCCGCGCTCGTAATGCTGCATCGCGGCCGGGAACATATTGCCGAGCCCCTCGGCGAGCTCTTTCAGCCCCAGCAGCGCCAGCACCCACATGCCGATCTGGGAACCCGCCGCGGTACCGACCACCGCCCCAGGCACGGCGCCCACGCCCAAAGCGAGGCTGCCGATGGCACCGCCCACTACTGCCCCGGCCACCACCGAGCCGCCATAGTACAGCGCGATTTCCTTGCACGCGGCGATCAAGATATCCCAGACCGCGGAGAGACCGACGCCTGACAGCTGTTGCATTACCAGCCGCTTTGCCATGGGCCCGGATTGGTCGAGTGCCTCGCGCACCCGGTCGACCCG contains:
- a CDS encoding DUF6861 domain-containing protein, yielding MLQNSKEQVHFWRELERAERWLSTGAGAAVGRIYDTMGRPGAQAFAGYGSQLAAAGARVDRVREALDQSGPMAKRLVMQQLSGVGLSAVWDILIAACKEIALYYGGSVVAGAVVGGAIGSLALGVGAVPGAVVGTAAGSQIGMWVLALLGLKELAEGLGNMFPAAMQHYERGFREAWGPAPDHRRDTWNSSAQPSGNASIGAWHMAQGHVILVTAILTALVAYLTRGRGNKALLMQQIRESRRLGPKFADWVVENERRLIAQPQLQSRPNNSVVMAAGDSLPSGGRTETAVKSGIATGAVGTNSSESNIVYRALTPADKASIEAGTGIAAKAPDGTWTAAEHVANAGPGAGGAASNSPWISTTRLLDVAKEYEGGNGIVGIDLSKVESFHTEVWQTAPRVNGVAGLPYHRSIWAQEVTIYQEIPQNAIIRIPETK